The following is a genomic window from Syntrophomonadaceae bacterium.
TAACCGTATCTCTCCATTTCATGCCGTAGCCTTCCAGCCAGCGAATGCCATCCAATGCGTTATTGACCATGATCCTGATCAAAGCCTGGTTCCCCTGGCGGTCTCCGCCTTCAAAGGTATGCTGGAAATGCAGATCTAGTGAATCCTCAATATTCTGCCGCCGCTGCAGTTCCGGGTTGACGGCCTGATAGGCTCCACCGCCCCTGATAGTGTTGCCTCCCAGAGCAGGCATTTTTTCGATGAGGATGACTTTGGCTCCGGCCTCGGCCGCCGATACTGCCGCTGCCAAACCGGCCCCGCCGCCGCCGATTACAACCACGTCTGTCTGTTTTCTGACAGCCGCCGGCTGACCTGGTGCCACCGGCGCAGCTGCGGCAGGCCTTAGCCTCCACTCGCTGACATTAGCCCTAGCCTTGCCAATCGCCTGAGCTACTGCATCCAGGATGGCTTTGCTGGTCATTGTTGCACCAGTAATCCCATCAATGGCTATGCTTTGCTGACTGACAATGGCTTGCGGAATCCGGGCTAGAGCAGGATCAGCAATACCAGGGGTATCCCGGTGCTCCACTACCCTAACCGATGTAATTTTATTGTCGGCGGTTTTTATCTCTACCCGCAGCATGCCGCCATAGCCTCTTGCTTCACCGGTAAAGGTGCCGCTTGCTATCGTCCTGGCTACCTTCGCAATACCCAGCAATTCTTGCAAAGGCACTAATTCTACAAACACCCGGCCTCTCAATATTCTGGTGGCCGCCTTTATTTCTTTGCCGTCCACCGCTACTCGCCCCTGGCCAGCGAAGACCTGAATGTTCTTGCCGGCTGCGGTAAAGGAGGCGATCTTCTCTTTATTGTCCCACTGTGGTGTCACTCCATAGGCTGCCGCCAGTGCCCGCACTTGCACTAAACTGGCTCTGCCAACTGCTGTTACTGGCACTGTGGCTGTTTTGCCGTCTATAATCAGGGTTTCGCTTGCTGCTGCTCTGGGGCTTGCCGCCGCCGGCATGCCGGTTGCGAGCATCGCCACCAACAAGACTAAACACAACACCAATCGCATGGTCTTCTTTTTCAAGCACGCCAACTCCTTTCATGAATTACTCGAACTGATTTTTTCGAGGTGAGTAAAAACATTACCTGCCAGCACGTACTGGCAAAAGATGGCGGTATTCTCTCACCTTCCTTTCGCTGCCGGCTTGCTTCCTGCCCCTCTTACCTGAAACAACTGGTGATAAGCTAAGCAATGTTAGCGCAGTGGCCGGTTTTTTCACTAAAAGAATGGCTCGCATTACCAATGCCAACCTGATCAAGAATATTATAGCAGAGGCTTGTTCTTGTGTCAACTTTCACAATCCTATAGCAGTCCTGACGATTTGACAAAAAATCACAAGGAAACAAGCATCCCAAACCTTGACTGATAGAACGCCACTCCGATAAGTTAAAAAAATATCGCACGATAATTCTAGCATTGCCAAATATCGTGCTATATGGTAAAATTATCGTACGAGGTGATGAAGATTGAACGACACCACAAAGGTAATTACAGCCACCGAATTTAAAACCAACCTGGGACTGTATCTGGACTATGTAATGGCCGACCACGAAGTTGTTATTACCAAGAACGGCAAAAAGGCGGTGCGGCTCACGCCTTATATTACTGAAATTGAGCGCTATTTCGCGGTTAAAGAGCAGGCGCACGATTACCTGTACGGCGGCAAGAAAGTTTCCTACGAGGAATTCATGGAGATCTACGAAAAAAGTGAACTCAGGATGGAATATATCAACGGCGAAATTGTGCTTTTATCTTCTCCCGACACCTTCCACCAGGATATTTCCGGCAACCTGCATGTATTGTTGCGGACATACCTGAAGGGTGGGAAATGCAAAGTTTTTTACGCGCCGTTTGATGTGCATTTCCTAAAAAAAGGCTTTCAGACGCCGGATGTGATGCAGCCTGATTTGCTCATTGCCTGCGACCTGGAAACAGCGGTCAACGAAAAGGGAAGGTATATGGGCACACCGTCTTTGTGTGTCGAAATCCTCTCTAAAAGCACCCGCTCCAAAGATATGGTGGATAAACTCAACACATACATGTTGTCCGGGGTAAGGGAGTTCTGGGTGATTGATCCCGACAAAAAGTCAGTGTTAGTTTACGGCTTTAAAGATTTTGCCTTAGATGAACACATCGCTTACAGGCAAGGGGATATTTTAACATCTTATTTTTTTGCCGGATTGGAATTAAGCGTAGCTGAAATTTTCACGCGCTAGCTTTTTGCTGACGGTGGAAAAACTGCCATGAACAGCATGGACTAATTCCGATGGCCTTATCGTTTGTGCAGAAAGGATTGTTAGTTTTCGGCCTGCACTGCATCATTATAAAGCCAGTTATAGGTATAATAGCTGTTCAGAACCTTGGTGATGTACTCCCTGGTTTCAAAAAAGGTGATGGCGGTGGGGAAGTCCTGGGGCGTGGCGCCCAGGGGGCTATCTCTCCAGCGCCGCACATTGCCGGAACCGCCGTTGTAGGCAGCCAGGGCCATATCCACATCCCCGCGAAACATGTTTAGCAGTTGCCGCAGGTAAAAGGCGCCAAAATTGATGTTCACTTCCGGCTGAAACAGGTCGTTAGGGGCCAATTCTACGCCTTTTCTCCCGGCAATATTTAACCCGGTGGCCGGCATGATCTGCATCAGGCCCATGGCCCCCACCCGGGAAACAGCCTGAGGGTTGAAATGGCTTTCTTCGCGCATCACCGCCCAGATCAGATGCGGATCCAGCTCATATTTCGCGGCGGCTGCCAGCACAAGTTCCGGAAAAGGCCGCTGATAGGCCAACAGGTAGCCCTGCTGCGTTTTTTCCCTGTTGAGGGACCTGATGCCCCAGCGGGTAGCCTGGAAATAATTCCCACGGGCCTGGTGCCAGTCACCCAGGGCCAGCATCTCCGTAAGGCCCGCCCTGGCTTGGCCCATGGCCAGGGCAATATCTGCCCATTCCTGGTTTCCCCTTTGCTCCAATGCTTCCGCCACCCGGATAAAAGATGGTTTTTCATACGCCGGGGTTGCCGCTGCCTCCCATGTTGCTTCTCCAGTCAAGCGCATGGCCCAGGCCGGGTAGGGCATTAGCAGATTTAGCATCTCCTCTTTACCCGGCAGTCCCTTTCTCTGCATGAGGATGTAAGCCCGATAGGCGGCGTCATCTTTAAACCTGCTTTTTCCCCGGGCCAACCCTACGTAAACTTCCAAGGCCCGCCTGGGCTCTCTCAGTTCTTCCCAGATCCTGGCGGCCTGCCAGTGAGCTTCCGGATCGGCGCTTTTTAAGAGCGTCCGGATCGCTTCTTTCCTTTTCCCCTGCCGATGCAATATTAGGCCAAGGCGATGCGCCCCGCTTGTCCCCAGGTTTTCATAAATTTTAGCAGCGGCCGCCCTGTTATCAACAGCTTCCAGGGTGCGGGCATACCACCAGGCCCTTTTGTTACAACCGCCTTCATAAGCTGCTTTTAAATAGGGCAGGGCCTCTTTGTGCCGGCCCAGTTGGGCATAGCTCTGGCCCAATCCGCCATTTAACTCCAGCCGCTCAGGCAAGGACAGGTCCTGTTCCTGCAGTGCCCAGTTAATGTATTCCACTGCTGCCTGCCAGTGTCTGCCTTCCACCAGGGCATGGGACACTTCGATGGCGGAAGCGTTCAACTGGATCAGGGCATCCATGGCCTCCCGGGCAGGGACCAGCAAGAGATATTCTGTTATTGCTTCCGCCTTCCGGCCGTTTGCTTTAAACCAGGCGGCCAGCTGTAAACGAACCGGCTCCGTGGCATGAAGTTCAAGGGCCCGGCGGTAGAAAACATCGGGGGTTCTGCCGGGTTTTGCTTCCGCCTCCTTCCCTTTTTCTGCCAGAGCCAGATTGGCCAGGTAAGCTGCCACACCGCTGCCCAAAGCGAGGCGCTCCAGCTCCTCCAAGGCTGCCTGACCGGTGCCAAGCATATGTTCTTCAACAAGGAGAATATCTGCCAGTTCCTGATTATGCAGAACAGGACCTGCAATAACCTGTTCTATCACGGGAGCCTTTTTTGCTGCCTTGTCATGGAGAACTGGCTCAGGCAGAGCGCCGGCAAAGACATAATAACCAGCCGCAAACGCTGCCACCATTAACAATAAACCAAGGGAAATTTTCATTCTCATCAGGCTCCCCTCCAGGCAGTAAGTGCAAGTCCTTCAACAGCATCAGCGAACCCTTTAATAACTCCGCACCAGTGTGACCACATAATCTCCCAATATGACATTAACCCCCGGCGCAAAAGCTTTATCCCGGTCCAGCACGGGGATGGCCGCTGATTTCAGGCGGGTAATGGCGCCGGACAGCTGCACCGCCAGCAGCTCCACGTCCTGTTCCTTGTCGATTATCTGGATGGCAGCCAGAGCCTCTTTTTGCTTTTTTAAGAACCGGCCGACCAGAACTCCTTTTCCTCCCCGGGACTGCAGGGGAAACTCTTCGACGGAAATCAGTTTTGCCCTGCCCCAATCTGTGATCAGGACGGCCTCCTGGTTATGATTGACGACCTGGGCAGCCAAAACCAGATCATTGTCCTCCAGGCGCATGGCCTTGACTCCCCCAGCGTTTCTCCCCATTACCGGGATCTCTGTCTCCTGATAACGGATGGCCATGCCGTTTACAGTCACCTGCAGTATTTGCGCTTCCCCGCTGGTCGCCTCGACTGCCACCACCCGGTCGTCCCCGGTGAGCCGGAGGGCTAAAATACCGTTTGTGCGCTGGGTAGTGTATTCAGCTAAAGCAGTTCTTTTTACCTGCCCCCTGGCCGTGAAAAAGGTCAGGTACTGCCCGGCATTAAAGTCCCTGAC
Proteins encoded in this region:
- a CDS encoding transglycosylase SLT domain-containing protein encodes the protein MRMKISLGLLLMVAAFAAGYYVFAGALPEPVLHDKAAKKAPVIEQVIAGPVLHNQELADILLVEEHMLGTGQAALEELERLALGSGVAAYLANLALAEKGKEAEAKPGRTPDVFYRRALELHATEPVRLQLAAWFKANGRKAEAITEYLLLVPAREAMDALIQLNASAIEVSHALVEGRHWQAAVEYINWALQEQDLSLPERLELNGGLGQSYAQLGRHKEALPYLKAAYEGGCNKRAWWYARTLEAVDNRAAAAKIYENLGTSGAHRLGLILHRQGKRKEAIRTLLKSADPEAHWQAARIWEELREPRRALEVYVGLARGKSRFKDDAAYRAYILMQRKGLPGKEEMLNLLMPYPAWAMRLTGEATWEAAATPAYEKPSFIRVAEALEQRGNQEWADIALAMGQARAGLTEMLALGDWHQARGNYFQATRWGIRSLNREKTQQGYLLAYQRPFPELVLAAAAKYELDPHLIWAVMREESHFNPQAVSRVGAMGLMQIMPATGLNIAGRKGVELAPNDLFQPEVNINFGAFYLRQLLNMFRGDVDMALAAYNGGSGNVRRWRDSPLGATPQDFPTAITFFETREYITKVLNSYYTYNWLYNDAVQAEN
- a CDS encoding flavocytochrome c — encoded protein: MKKKTMRLVLCLVLLVAMLATGMPAAASPRAAASETLIIDGKTATVPVTAVGRASLVQVRALAAAYGVTPQWDNKEKIASFTAAGKNIQVFAGQGRVAVDGKEIKAATRILRGRVFVELVPLQELLGIAKVARTIASGTFTGEARGYGGMLRVEIKTADNKITSVRVVEHRDTPGIADPALARIPQAIVSQQSIAIDGITGATMTSKAILDAVAQAIGKARANVSEWRLRPAAAAPVAPGQPAAVRKQTDVVVIGGGGAGLAAAVSAAEAGAKVILIEKMPALGGNTIRGGGAYQAVNPELQRRQNIEDSLDLHFQHTFEGGDRQGNQALIRIMVNNALDGIRWLEGYGMKWRDTVRAITGSLWARCHSPVDPSGTGYINTLQRAAAQRGVEIMLETKAERLIVRDGRVVGVEATSKGGTVTLEARRGVVMATGGFGANKEMMARYRPAKKDLPTTNHPGATGDGIRMAEAVGARLIGMEHVQSLPFGDPRTGGLDGGAWGAPENYIMINRDGRRYVDEGARRDELVEATLKQRGQSMFVIVDSQTVQPGARFWGIAIEELVARGGVFTDMTIEGLARQIGVDPAVLRTTIETYNQAVAQKSDREFGKTMLGVQLNRPPFFASPRVVSIHHTMGGVEINERTQVIDRNGRVIPGLFAAGEVTGGIHGTNRLGGNAMTDVIVFGRIAGKSAAESR
- a CDS encoding type II toxin-antitoxin system Phd/YefM family antitoxin, with product MNDTTKVITATEFKTNLGLYLDYVMADHEVVITKNGKKAVRLTPYITEIERYFAVKEQAHDYLYGGKKVSYEEFMEIYEKSELRMEYINGEIVLLSSPDTFHQDISGNLHVLLRTYLKGGKCKVFYAPFDVHFLKKGFQTPDVMQPDLLIACDLETAVNEKGRYMGTPSLCVEILSKSTRSKDMVDKLNTYMLSGVREFWVIDPDKKSVLVYGFKDFALDEHIAYRQGDILTSYFFAGLELSVAEIFTR